In Ruminiclostridium papyrosolvens DSM 2782, the following proteins share a genomic window:
- a CDS encoding glycoside hydrolase family 9 protein, with amino-acid sequence MNWKNTIISLTLAGSFIFTMSSCASRPVSSYVSEETAQATAKVSQNIKTENELSDEIHVDQLGYKTLAKKIAIIKGEYKKFQVVDSKTGVAVLTGDLTESSNDDSSGDTVCYADFSKITVPGKYFISISGLGKSFDFLVDNNVYTKLGDSMQKALYYQRCGTALTTEFAGEYSHAVCHKALAKLYNDETKTIDVSGGWHDAGDYGRYVVPASVTAAGLLLAYELYPQAFTDTTRIPESGNKIPDVLDEAKYGIQWLLKMQDSESGGVYHKVTSRAFPEMTTMPDKDVDDQLVMPISTNATADFAATAAMASRIYMTIDPVFAQNCLQASKKAWEWLEENKDFVSFKNPSDVASGKYGDSSGKDEKAWAAAELFRATGDEKYNKYFTDNYQVEGFGLGWQNVSGFAAIAYMFSDVSGTDQKKADEIKKSWLAKADMFAATGEKDGYLVAMHKMEYNWGSNMNVATHAMHLLIADKLKTDEKYTQSADDCTHYLLGRNTLNQSYITGFGSKQVNKPHHRPSAADLALKPVPGLMVGGPDSALEDDVAKSKLSGKSPAECYIDDVGSFSTNEVATYWNSSAIFILSYLNSNK; translated from the coding sequence CAGGCAGTTTTATTTTTACCATGAGTTCTTGTGCTTCCAGGCCCGTAAGCAGCTATGTTTCAGAGGAAACTGCACAAGCAACAGCAAAAGTATCACAAAACATAAAAACGGAAAATGAGTTAAGTGATGAAATTCATGTAGATCAGCTGGGTTATAAAACCCTGGCAAAAAAAATAGCTATAATTAAGGGTGAATATAAAAAGTTTCAGGTGGTTGACAGTAAAACAGGTGTGGCGGTTTTAACAGGAGATTTGACTGAAAGCTCAAATGATGACTCCAGCGGAGATACTGTATGCTATGCAGACTTTAGTAAGATTACAGTACCCGGTAAGTACTTTATCTCAATATCAGGATTAGGTAAATCATTTGATTTTTTAGTAGATAACAATGTATATACAAAGCTTGGTGATTCTATGCAAAAAGCACTGTATTATCAACGTTGCGGAACAGCTTTGACAACTGAATTTGCAGGTGAATACAGTCATGCGGTTTGTCACAAAGCATTAGCTAAATTATATAACGATGAGACAAAAACAATTGACGTAAGCGGAGGCTGGCATGATGCTGGAGATTACGGAAGATACGTTGTACCTGCATCTGTCACAGCAGCAGGCTTACTTTTGGCATATGAGCTTTATCCGCAAGCTTTTACGGATACAACACGTATTCCGGAAAGCGGCAATAAGATACCGGACGTTCTTGATGAAGCAAAATATGGGATACAGTGGCTTCTCAAAATGCAAGACAGTGAGTCTGGCGGGGTATATCACAAGGTCACATCAAGGGCATTTCCGGAAATGACAACAATGCCTGATAAAGATGTTGACGATCAGCTTGTAATGCCCATATCTACTAATGCTACAGCTGATTTTGCAGCAACTGCGGCAATGGCTTCAAGAATATATATGACTATAGATCCCGTATTTGCACAAAATTGCTTGCAGGCCTCCAAAAAAGCCTGGGAATGGCTTGAAGAAAATAAGGATTTCGTTAGCTTCAAGAATCCTTCAGATGTGGCGTCAGGAAAGTATGGAGACAGCTCAGGGAAAGATGAGAAGGCATGGGCAGCTGCTGAACTTTTCAGAGCTACGGGAGATGAGAAATACAACAAATATTTTACAGACAATTATCAAGTTGAAGGCTTTGGACTTGGATGGCAGAATGTAAGCGGATTTGCAGCAATTGCATATATGTTTTCAGATGTATCTGGAACAGACCAGAAAAAAGCCGATGAAATTAAAAAGTCATGGCTTGCAAAAGCAGATATGTTTGCAGCTACAGGTGAAAAAGACGGATATCTGGTTGCAATGCATAAAATGGAGTATAACTGGGGAAGTAACATGAATGTTGCAACCCATGCCATGCACCTGCTTATAGCCGACAAACTCAAAACCGATGAAAAATATACCCAGTCAGCCGATGACTGTACGCATTATCTGCTGGGCAGAAATACACTTAACCAGAGCTATATAACCGGTTTTGGTTCGAAACAGGTTAATAAACCCCATCACAGACCATCTGCGGCTGACCTTGCATTAAAACCTGTTCCCGGCTTAATGGTAGGGGGACCTGATTCGGCTTTAGAGGATGATGTAGCTAAAAGCAAGCTATCGGGTAAATCTCCTGCGGAGTGTTATATAGATGATGTTGGCTCTTTTTCAACAAATGAGGTTGCTACCTACTGGAATTCCTCAGCGATTTTTATTTTAAGCTATTTAAACTCAAATAAGTAA
- a CDS encoding flavin reductase family protein — protein sequence MAKQVWKPSTMLNPVPVVMVSCTDNEGKPNIITLAWTGTINSDPPMVSISVRKERYSYELIKEKGEFVINLPTKKLTFATDYCGVKSGRDIDKFETMGLTAETASKIQVPLIKECPLNLECVVKQSIELGSHVLFLAEIVATNVEESLLDEKGKLDLHKAELICYSHGEYYPLGNSLGYFGYSITKKKNLKRNQK from the coding sequence TTGGCTAAACAAGTTTGGAAACCATCAACCATGTTAAATCCTGTACCGGTAGTAATGGTATCATGTACGGATAATGAGGGAAAACCAAATATAATTACTCTTGCCTGGACGGGGACTATTAACTCTGACCCTCCAATGGTCTCAATATCGGTAAGAAAAGAACGGTATTCCTATGAACTCATAAAAGAAAAAGGCGAATTTGTAATTAATCTTCCTACTAAAAAGCTGACCTTTGCAACTGATTATTGCGGTGTTAAGTCAGGCAGAGATATTGATAAATTTGAGACAATGGGGTTGACGGCTGAAACTGCTTCTAAAATACAAGTTCCGCTTATAAAGGAATGTCCCTTGAATCTTGAGTGCGTGGTGAAACAGTCAATAGAGCTGGGTTCTCATGTATTGTTTTTGGCTGAAATAGTAGCTACAAATGTTGAAGAATCATTGTTGGATGAAAAGGGAAAACTGGATTTACATAAAGCCGAATTAATTTGTTATTCACATGGTGAATACTATCCCCTTGGAAATTCTTTGGGCTATTTCGGGTATTCTATAACCAAAAAGAAGAATCTCAAGAGAAACCAAAAATAG